DNA from Krasilnikovia cinnamomea:
CGTGTCCGGGGTGCTGGTGGTCTGCCAGATCGTGAACAGCACGTGCCGCCCGGTACGGTCGGCCGGCAGCCGCCCCCTCATCTGGTACGCCCCGTCGCGCACCGGCGGGTTGTCCGCGGTGAGGATCGGCTGGCTGCCCAGGTCAGACCAGCGCAGCGGCCGCGCCGGGTCGTAGCCGGACTTGGTGAGATAGACCCGGAACAGCCCCTCGTGCGGAATCGTGGTGCGGTACCGGATCGTCAGGGAACCGCCGGCGGTCATCCTGGTGGCGGGCCAGTCCGCCCGGGCCAGATCCAGGCCCTTGAACTCGGGCAGCCCACCGCTGCACAGCTCCCCGTCGGGGATGAACTGGCGGTCCTTGCCGTCGACCCCGGGAACCCGCAGGTTGTCGAAGGTGCCGAACGCGCGCCCGTTGGCCTTGCGCGCCGCCGCGCAGGCCGCCGAGCCGGTGTCCGTGCCGCCGGCCGCGCACGCGGCGGTACGGCTCAGCGGCAGGGCCGGCGCGCCGTGGGCCAACGCCGGCACGGCGGGCAGCAGCCCCGCGGCGACGGCGATCCCACCGGCGGCGGCGACCGCGGCGATCCGGGTTCCGGTGGAGGTCACGGGCCGGCGGGCCGGGCGGTGCTGCGCTGTGGCGGTGCGGTGCGTCATGCGACTCTCCTCGGGCGCGGCGGCTCGGAGCCCGCGCGGGCCCCCAGCGGGCTCGGCGGCCACAGCAGGCCCCACGGCGAAGATACGAAGATGCGCCGTGAGTCGTTCACTACCGTGCGTCGATGCGGGAGAAGGCGGCACCGGTGTGATTGCATGTCACCGGTAACGCGGACACAAGGAGAAACACATGGACAAGCCCGACGTCGGTCCCATCGAGGGTGAGCCGCCCGCCAGCCTGCAGGTCGAGGACCTGACGGTCGGCTCGGGCCCCGAGGCCACGCCCGGTCAGGTCGTCAGCGTGCACTACGTGGGCGTGTCCTTCTCGTCGGGCAAGGAG
Protein-coding regions in this window:
- a CDS encoding lytic polysaccharide monooxygenase, with protein sequence MTHRTATAQHRPARRPVTSTGTRIAAVAAAGGIAVAAGLLPAVPALAHGAPALPLSRTAACAAGGTDTGSAACAAARKANGRAFGTFDNLRVPGVDGKDRQFIPDGELCSGGLPEFKGLDLARADWPATRMTAGGSLTIRYRTTIPHEGLFRVYLTKSGYDPARPLRWSDLGSQPILTADNPPVRDGAYQMRGRLPADRTGRHVLFTIWQTTSTPDTYYSCSDLVLAAGAGTGAAATPRPSASSSTAKPATSARPLASRSPEPGAVATPDEGDPKAAAPVEKDYLVGPAEDQTALGRGLLTAALIVGVGVTAAIGLRRLRGKR